A window of the Vespula vulgaris chromosome 6, iyVesVulg1.1, whole genome shotgun sequence genome harbors these coding sequences:
- the LOC127064655 gene encoding axotactin isoform X2 — translation MTRREKRIFGILVLLNVLGEVPANLTASSESESIEETIAITTTKKPIPERCLVKQDQGPCKHYVHKWSFHKSDGKCKIFPYGGCLGNENRFNSEAECLHYCVGGPDHTLPPYLVTKGSVFVTTSVPTSSTPPTTTSSTPRPTFAPPQPTRPPVPKEKRGKELTFMESGYEKTFMFAQSNTFIQLDGSGIKTFQLRLCREISFKFRTKLPHGLLVYHSVKDRPESLEPYALYVIVEKGQLKVVHVFGKKSTSLTVGEGLNRDEWHSVLVRIDVHGAKLIARVDEKQAETSLEVLERVVNYGVSEELASVVLIGGLSSEERLHGVKYIIESFVGCIRDMVLSSGKSASDLLPILPLIATKHENVKEGCIDKCWTRENLCFMSDQCVNHYNSLTCDCFGTKYEGERCDVYTATILTLRGSSYVSFRVYDWKDRVHSSVNKISLAFKTKFDDSALFYASGEIDGTPHYVAASIMNGSVYVELDFGHDSKIAAVLGDYVTSDHWNNLTIFHNGSLIFVSLDEEVKVLEIPGENYNMIIDPEIYIGGGPELHKKKGLVSYNNFVGSLKYVFFNDKSIIYELKRSNPMVHYIGVLEPEYYEADVEVIPITYPFAGSHIWWPIEKTDSLKLNFDFKSSKPIAVVASGDVKSNRGLGYWELRLVNDEIRFQLIPVSIENITVSTAVKFPTYNTSWHAVELNYTKGELNILIDYRNKQSKLFAMTFELGDKVIIGSGKGNAGLVGCMRDIQVNGQKIEPRYIINTERVVGEVALDNCQFVDPCKRPNTCEHGGKCSVKEDRITCDCTDTGYIGKNCHFADNKKTCEELALLGYTQDDVYTIDIDGNGRFPPASVKCEFQSIEDSTKTIVEHNLPSQVDVRSISESDFSFSIKYRQFTAEMLQELISHSLYCSQYVKYDCYKAPLELHSATWFLGSKGTTVDYIGNVNRGSCPCGMNRTCVSSNLSCNCDVSSGNAGKWLSDEGYYETPDALGITGMVFLQQRDLEEDAQGRITLGPLECVETNTQKYVVTFTTSQSYIEVPGWRKGDIAFSFRTTGEKAILLYQPPIRSNYPSFMVALTSEYRLTFNFTLNTGTIRDLEVNSQRKLNNGEWQKIWIDYNDYHVRFMINTDYEMVDLLPEEEFGPFEGSMFIGGATAEHLKTSSVRQGLIGCFRGLVVNGEILDIHSYMSVHLSEIIKDCKPSCQPNKCQNGARCVELWSNFECVCENRWAHQGTFCETNINNKALTFTSPGAFLKKNYFGSDDDGEKILLKSMFERNILINLRTYDTHSLILYANDHLNNFVHLYISNGTSIVYLFNAGNEIKNITVQHSGVNTGISVQIAIIHGEKSTTLHVNDYNITLNATPILLDSYSNKPWINPEKEVLAPQRPPAPPTDYFQMNLGGFDPDDLLRVGKEGNLTQGYVGCLRGLMIGEYHVDLPNLASEANHEGSKGVLPNCQMKCDAMPCKNLGICTEDFGRQESSCNCELTSYFGEHCADEKGADFSGESVLQREFDLEGEVKQVKVQLAFSTNELRQRTTALLLLQTENKRSYYLLVALTSEGQLIFEEDTEGVAYGVRLNDRNFLNGARHSVYYVRENNTTMLLIDREHVQLLPIPILSLGDYYDTPGSTEIQLGGLNTTDSRFAAYKGYTGCLSNVVISINGGPIMKPLEEYMLFTKQGSETVRATIPAGVRSAQCAVFHAQPRGLEPQRNDSVGHDRGWVEDPPERILYKSQYSDATQEEQDAGTYIFIALCCLFVGAVIGCIYEVWRSARKDRRRRRSAAAAASKSPSPSGSQRWQPQQYTDSLVTTTGIKTIGFKITDDEKRPNGTHMKATAKEYKPLPNTEPKELMNDKKVHIKDEEPEKKELLGVNTGIVNKPPKPNPFSMEDLREEPELEECEEEEDENEEKTELTEEDDQEEQDEDNKKDDDEEEEEKEEEEEEEGEEEKDDSQEDEVLLKSVRDTSRRMSLIDNPLLNEEKGLLQTNFSVTGINEIKTECIPTINNVNTNASQTTTNIKKDPPKRPMSLDLSVPIVFKKPHGEARFEKVTARLIDPRDNMFKT, via the exons ATGACCAGACGCGAGAAGAGGATCTTCGGGATCCTTGTCTTGCTGAACGTCCTTGGAGAGGTTCCAGCGAATCTCACAGCCTCCTCGGAATCAGAATCGATCGAGGAGACAATAGCAATCACTACGACGAAGAAACCAATACCAGAGAGATGCCTTGTGAAACAGGATCAAGGACCTTGCAAGCATTACGTACATAAGTGGTCTTTTCATAAAAGCGATGGGAAGTGCAAGATATTTCCTTATGGTGGTTGTTTAGGGAATGAAAATAGATTCAACTCTGAAGCAGAATGTCTTCACTATTGTGTCGGTGGTCCTGATC ACACGCTACCCCCTTACTTGGTAACAAAAGGCAGCGTATTTGTGACAACGAGCGTTCCGACGAGCAGTACACCACCCACGACCACATCAAGTACTCCTAGGCCAACGTTCGCACCACCCCAACCAACGAGACCACCAGTACCAAAGGAGAAACGAGGAAAG GAATTGACGTTCATGGAATCAGGATACGAGAAGACGTTCATGTTCGCACAAAGTAACACTTTCATACAACTCGATGGCAGTGGGATAAAGACCTTCCAATTGAG ATTATGCCGTGAAATATCATTCAAATTTCGAACTAAATTACCACACGGCTTGCTCGTCTACCACAGTGTGAAAGATCGTCCAGAGAGTTTAGAACCTTACGCACTTTACGTGATCGTTGAGAAAGGTCAGTTGAAGGTAGTACACGTGTTCGGAAAGAAATCAACCAGTCTGACCGTTGGCGAAGGACTTAACAGAGACGAGTGGCACAGTGTTCTGGTTAGAATCGATGTTCACGGAGCGAAACTTATTGCAAGGGTCGACGAAAAGCAAGCGGAAACTAGCTTAGAAGTTCTCGAACGTGTCGTCAATTATGGCGTTTCCGAGGAATTGGCATCCGTTGTTCTTATTGGAG GATTGAGCTCAGAGGAACGTCTACATGGTGTTAAATACATCATAGAATCTTTTGTCGGCTGCATCAGAGACATGGTCCTTAGTTCCGGCAAGTCGGCAAGCGACTTGTTGCCTATTCTACCATTGATCGCAACGAAGCATGAAAATGTGAAGGAGGGTTGCATAGACAA GTGCTGGACAAGGGAAAATCTTTGCTTCATGTCCGATCAATGCGTCAATCATTATAACAGCCTGACATGTGACTGCTTTGGAACGAAATACGAAGGCGAACGTTGTGACGTCTACA cCGCCACGATTTTAACATTGAGGGGATCATCGTACGTGTCCTTTCGAGTTTACGATTGGAAAGACCGTGTTCATTCCTCGGTGAACAAGATCAGCTTGGCTTTCAAG ACAAAGTTCGACGATTCAGCATTATTTTACGCATCTGGTGAGATCGATGGTACACCGCATTACGTAGCAGCGTCCATCATGAACGGTTCAGTTTACGTTGAATTAGACTTCGGTCATGATTCCAAAATTGCTGCGGTTCTTGGCGATTACGTAACGTCCGATCATTGGAACAATTTAACTATCTTCCACAATGGTTCCTTGATATTCGTGAGTTTGGACGAGGAAGTTAAAGTACTCGAGATACCTGgggaaaattataatatgattataGATCCTGAGATATATATTGGCGGTGGGCCAGAACTTCATAAGAAAAAGGGCTTGGTGtcgtataataatttcgtag gaTCGTTAAAATACGTATTCTTCAACGACAAGTCGATCATCTACGAATTGAAACGATCTAATCCTATGGTTCATTACATCGGTGTGCTAGAACCAGAGTATTACGAGGCCGACGTCGAGGTCATTCCCATTACGTACCCTTTCGCAGGAAGTCACATTTGGTGGCCTATTGAGAAAACGGATTCTCTTAAGCTCAACTTTGATTTTAAAAGTTCCAAACCAATTGCGGTGGTTGCATCGGGAGACGTGAAGAGTAATCGTGGACTTGGTTATTGGGAG cTTCGTTTGGTTAACGACGAAATACGTTTTCAACTGATACCCGtctcgatagaaaatattacggTATCAACCGCTGTTAAATTCCCAACTTACAATACCTCCTGGCATGCCGTAGAACTAAATTACACAAAAGGCGAGCTAAACATTCTAAttgattatagaaataaacagAGCAAACTCTTTGCTATGACTTTTGAATTAGGTGATAAGGTAATCATTGGAAGTGGCAAGGGTAACGCTG GTTTGGTAGGTTGTATGCGAGATATTCAAGTAAATGGTCAAAAGATAGAGCCCAGATACATCATAAATACTGAAAGAGTTGTCGGTGAAGTAGCTTTGGATAACTGCCAATTTGTTGATCCATGTAAAAGACCAAACACTTGCGAACACGGTGGTAAATGTTCTGTGAAAGAAGATCGGATCACTTGTGATTGTACGGATACTGGATATATTGGAAAGAATTGTCATTTTG cagataataaaaaaacttgtGAAGAATTAGCGTTGTTAGGCTATACTCAAGACGACGTTTACACGATTGACATCGATGGAAATGGAAGATTTCCACCTGCTTCAGTAAAATGTGAATTTCAATCTATCGAAGACTCAACCAAGACGATCGTAGAACATAATTTACCATCCCAAGTCGACGTCAGATCCATCTCCGAATCAGACTTTTCGTTTAGTATTAAATACAGACAATTTACTGCAGAGATGCTTCAAGAACTGATCTCTCACTCGCTTTACTGTAGTCAATATGTGAAGTATGATTGTTACAAAGCACCCTTGGAACTTCACAGTGCAACTTGGTTCCTTGGTTCCAAAGGAACAACCGTTGATTACATTGGAAATGTTAACAGAGGTTCTTGTCCATGTGGCA TGAATAGAACTTGTGTCAGCAGCAATTTGAGTTGCAACTGTGATGTGTCATCTGGAAATGCTGGCAAATGGCTCTCCGATGAAGGTTATTATGAGACACCAGATGCGTTAGGTATCACCGGTATGGTATTTTTACAACAAAGAGATCTCGAAGAAGATGCTCAAGGCCGTATTACTTTAGGACCATTGGAATGTGTCGAAACAA ACACACAGAAATACGTTGTAACATTCACGACCTCACAATCCTATATCGAAGTGCCAGGTTGGCGAAAAGGTGATATCGCTTTTAGCTTTCGTACAACAGGAGAGAAAGCTATTCTTCTTTATCAACCACCAATTAGAAGTAATTATCCATCGTTCATGGTAGCACTGACATCAGAATATCGACTAACTTTTAACTTTACTCTCAATACTGGAACTATTCGAGACTTGGAAGTAAACAGTCAACGCAAATTAAATAACGGAGAGTGGCAGAAGATTTGGATCGATTATAACGATTACCATGTTAGATTTATGATTAATACTGATTACGAAATGGTAGATTTGTTGCCCGAAGAAGAGTTTGGTCCATTCGAGGGTTCCATGTTCATCGGTGGTGCTACAGC AGAACATTTGAAGACTTCATCGGTCAGGCAAGGATTAATTGGATGTTTCCGAGGTCTTGTTGTAAATGGTGAAATCTTGGATATCCATAGTTACATGTCGGTACATCTCtctgaaattattaaagattgTAAACCTTCTTGTCAACCTAACAAGTGTCAAAACGGTGCAAGGTGTGTCGAACTTTGGAGTAACTTTGAATGCGTTTGTGAGAACAGATGGGCTCATCAGGGAACTTTCTGTGAAACAA atatcaataataaagCTTTGACGTTTACTTCACCGGGTgcttttctaaaaaaaaattattttggcTCGGATGACGATGGAGAGAAGATATTGTTGAAGAGTATGTTCGAACGAAACATACTAATCAATCTAAGAACTTACGATACTCACTCACTGATACTTTATGCTAACGATCACTTAAACAATTTTGTACATCTTTACATCTCGAATGGCACTAGTATCGTGTATCTCTTCAATGCAgggaatgaaattaaaaatattactgtGCAACACTCAG GTGTTAACACAGGAATATCAGTACAAATAGCCATAATTCATGGAGAAAAGTCTACGACCCTTCACGTgaatgattataatattacattgaaTGCAACTCCTATACTTTTAGATTCTTATTCTAATAAACCTTGGATTAATCCTGAAAAGGAAGTGTTAGCACCTCAAAGACCACCTGCACCACCAACAGATTATTTCCAA ATGAATTTAGGAGGTTTCGATCCAGACGACCTTTTAAGAGTCGGAAAAGAAGGTAATCTAACACAAGGATACGTAGGATGTCTTCGAGGATTGATGATTGGCGAGTATCACGTGGATTTACCAAACTTAGCCAGCGAAGCTAATCACGAAGGTAGCAAAGGTGTCCTTCCCAATTGTCAGATGAAATGCGATGCTATGCCTTGTAAAAACCTGGGTATATGCACAGAAGATTTTGGAAGGCAAGAATCCTCTTGCAATTGCGAATTGACTTCTTATTTTGGTGAACATTGTGCCGATG AGAAAGGTGCCGATTTCAGTGGCGAGAGTGTACTACAACGTGAATTCGACCTCGAGGGAGAAGTGAAGCAAGTGAAAGTACAACTAGCTTTTTCAACGAACGAACTACGGCAGCGAACAACGGCGTTGTTGCTCTTGCAAACAGAAAACAA AAGAAGCTATTACCTACTCGTGGCCTTAACATCGGAGGGTCAACTCATCTTCGAAGAGGATACCGAAGGCGTAGCTTATGGTGTACGTCTCAACGATAGAAACTTCTTGAATGGAGCTAGGCATAGCGTTTATTATGTACGAGAAAATAACACGACCATGCTTTTG ATCGATCGTGAACATGTACAACTTTTACCAATCCCAATACTCAGTTTAGGCGATTACTATGATACTCCAGGATCGACCGAGATTCAACTTGGTGGATTGAATACTACTGATTCTCGATTTGCTGCTTACAAAGGGTACACTGGTTGCCTTAGta acGTTGTTATCTCGATCAATGGCGGACCTATAATGAAACCGCTCGAAGAGTACATGTTATTTACTAAACAAGGCAGTGAAACTGTAAGAGCAACGATACCTGCTGGCGTCAGGAGCGCACAATGTGCTGTTTTCCATGCACAACCACGAGGTCTAGAGCCTCAAAGAAATGACAGTGTT ggACATGATCGAGGATGGGTCGAAGATCCCCCAGAAAGGATTCTCTACAAATCTCAATATTCTGATGCTACTCAAGAGGAACAAGATGCAGGGAcctatatttttatagcttTGTGCTGTTTATTCGTCGGTGCCGTGATAGGATGTATTTATGAAGTATGGCGAAGTGCAAGAAAGGATAGGAGACGTCGACGAAGTGCAGCAGCTGCAGCTAGTAAATCACCGAGTCCGTCGGGATCACAAAGGTGGCAACCTCAACAATACACCGATTCGTTGGTCACGACGACTGGTATTAAAACTATTGGCTTTAAAATTACTGATGATGAAAAAAGGCCAAATGGTACTCATATGAAAGCTACTGCTAAAGAATACAAACCACTGCCTAATACAGAGCCTAAGGAATTAATGAATGATAAAAAGGTTCACATAAAAG ACGAGGAACCAGAGAAAAAGGAGCTGCTAGGGGTAAATACAGGCATCGTCAATAAACCTCCGAAACCAAACCCATTc TCAATGGAGGATCTAAGAGAAGAACCAGAATTAGAAGAatgcgaagaagaggaagacgagAATGAGGAAAAAACTGAATTGACGGAAGAGGATGATCAAGAAGAACAGGATGAGGATAACAAAAAGGATGatgatgaggaagaagaagaaaaagaagaagaagaagaagaagaaggagaagaagaaaaggatgatAGTCAAGAGGACGAGGTCCTCTTGAAGTCGGTAAGAGATACGTCACGGAGAATGTCCTTGATCGATAATCCATtgttaaatgaagaaaagggaCTCCTTCAAACGAATTTTTCCGTGACTGgcataaatgaaattaaaaccGAATGTATACCAACTATTAATAACGTTAATACGAATGCTAGCCAAACTACTACTAATATTAAAAAGGATCCACCAAAACGACCAATGAGTTTAGATCTTAGTGTTCCTATTGTGTTCAAAAAGCCACACGGAGAAGCTCGTTTTGAAAAAGTTACGGCAAGATTGATCGATCCTCGCGATAATATGTTCAAAACTTAG